From the genome of Panulirus ornatus isolate Po-2019 chromosome 19, ASM3632096v1, whole genome shotgun sequence, one region includes:
- the LOC139755559 gene encoding carbohydrate sulfotransferase 11-like isoform X2 translates to MMWHFGRQLLAVFVLVLAFLLLSLILTSDRSPGLPSISITKEQLRLLQAFAMGEAQENYTRHEQDDPQLLTAKRSEELLAHVRDACKTLDINLPVDSFMMAHMHFDDERKAIYCFVPKVACTSWKRVWMKMTGIVPPDKNISTISRYTVHTRVPLLSTNKERDVKFNTYRKFMFVRHPFDRVLSAFKDKIESEDKASAYNFHKQIGEKIEMKYRGTKAGHGKNVTFSEFIRFISEPGPGSFEQRNEHWLSVHHLCNPCTVQYDFIGKYENLKEDANYVLDWLGARDVIDAFPVSDRPFNARRYDPKYFDQLSYKDKIMFFTKYLADFVAFDYDFV, encoded by the exons ATGATGTGGCACTTTGGACGGCAACTGTTAGCGGTGTTTGTACTGGTGCTGGCGTTCCTGTTGCTGTCCCTGATCCTTACTTCGGATAGGAGCCCTG GTCTCCCATCAATCTCCATCACTAAAGAGCAGCTTCGACTTTTACAAGCGTTTGCCATGGGTGAGGCTCAAGAGAATTACACCCGCCACGAGCAAG ATGACCCGCAGCTCCTGACTGCCAAGCGTAGCGAGGAGCTCCTGGCCCATGTGAGGGACGCCTGCAAAACTCTAGATATCAATCTACCGGTGGACTCTTTCATGATGGCCCACATGCACTTCGACGACGAGAGGAAGGCTATCTACTGCTTCGTCCCCAAG GTAGCATGTACCAGCTGGAAGAGAGTCTGGATGAAGATGACAGGCATCGTGCCCCCTGATAAGAACATCTCCACTATAAGCAG GTACACGGTACACACTAGAGTACCCCTGCTATCCACAAATAAGGAGAGGGACGTGAAATTCAATACATACAGAAAATTCATGTTTGTCCGTCATCCGTTTGACCGGGTCCTGTCTGCCTTCAAGGACAAGATCGAGAGCGAGGACAAGGCCAGCGCCTACAACTTCCACAAGCAGATCGGCGAGAAGATAGAAATGAAATATAG GGGGACGAAGGCTGGCCATGGCAAGAACGTCACTTTCTCGGAATTCATCAGATTCATCTCTGAGCCGGGCCCCGGCTCCTTTGAGCAACGGAACGAACACTGGCTCTCTGTGCACCACCTCTGCAACCCATGCACCGTCCAGTACGACTTCATCGGAAAGTACGAGAATTTAAAAGAGGACGCGAACTACGTGCTGGACTGGCTCGGGGCGAGGGACGTCATTGACGCGTTCCCAGTATCGGACCGACCTTTCAAcgctcgacgatacgacccaaaATATTTCGATCAGCTTAGCTACAAAGATAAAATCATGTTTTTCACAAAGTATCTAGCAGATTTTGTGGCCTTCGACTATGATTTTGTATGA
- the LOC139755559 gene encoding carbohydrate sulfotransferase 11-like isoform X1 — MKPSQYLRSSMMWHFGRQLLAVFVLVLAFLLLSLILTSDRSPGLPSISITKEQLRLLQAFAMGEAQENYTRHEQDDPQLLTAKRSEELLAHVRDACKTLDINLPVDSFMMAHMHFDDERKAIYCFVPKVACTSWKRVWMKMTGIVPPDKNISTISRYTVHTRVPLLSTNKERDVKFNTYRKFMFVRHPFDRVLSAFKDKIESEDKASAYNFHKQIGEKIEMKYRGTKAGHGKNVTFSEFIRFISEPGPGSFEQRNEHWLSVHHLCNPCTVQYDFIGKYENLKEDANYVLDWLGARDVIDAFPVSDRPFNARRYDPKYFDQLSYKDKIMFFTKYLADFVAFDYDFV, encoded by the exons ATGAAACCTTCACAGTATCTGAG ATCTTCCATGATGTGGCACTTTGGACGGCAACTGTTAGCGGTGTTTGTACTGGTGCTGGCGTTCCTGTTGCTGTCCCTGATCCTTACTTCGGATAGGAGCCCTG GTCTCCCATCAATCTCCATCACTAAAGAGCAGCTTCGACTTTTACAAGCGTTTGCCATGGGTGAGGCTCAAGAGAATTACACCCGCCACGAGCAAG ATGACCCGCAGCTCCTGACTGCCAAGCGTAGCGAGGAGCTCCTGGCCCATGTGAGGGACGCCTGCAAAACTCTAGATATCAATCTACCGGTGGACTCTTTCATGATGGCCCACATGCACTTCGACGACGAGAGGAAGGCTATCTACTGCTTCGTCCCCAAG GTAGCATGTACCAGCTGGAAGAGAGTCTGGATGAAGATGACAGGCATCGTGCCCCCTGATAAGAACATCTCCACTATAAGCAG GTACACGGTACACACTAGAGTACCCCTGCTATCCACAAATAAGGAGAGGGACGTGAAATTCAATACATACAGAAAATTCATGTTTGTCCGTCATCCGTTTGACCGGGTCCTGTCTGCCTTCAAGGACAAGATCGAGAGCGAGGACAAGGCCAGCGCCTACAACTTCCACAAGCAGATCGGCGAGAAGATAGAAATGAAATATAG GGGGACGAAGGCTGGCCATGGCAAGAACGTCACTTTCTCGGAATTCATCAGATTCATCTCTGAGCCGGGCCCCGGCTCCTTTGAGCAACGGAACGAACACTGGCTCTCTGTGCACCACCTCTGCAACCCATGCACCGTCCAGTACGACTTCATCGGAAAGTACGAGAATTTAAAAGAGGACGCGAACTACGTGCTGGACTGGCTCGGGGCGAGGGACGTCATTGACGCGTTCCCAGTATCGGACCGACCTTTCAAcgctcgacgatacgacccaaaATATTTCGATCAGCTTAGCTACAAAGATAAAATCATGTTTTTCACAAAGTATCTAGCAGATTTTGTGGCCTTCGACTATGATTTTGTATGA